A part of Solibacillus sp. FSL H8-0538 genomic DNA contains:
- a CDS encoding sensor domain-containing diguanylate cyclase has translation MKVIKSLFQTGTIRQQLHTGVILVTIVLSAMILLPTILIEYYQSMKKQAEDTAFFLNGQHYFFESWLNERSSDIHLLANMDFVKAYNYDKAQSFFIEFRDRSDFADIIFVNKEGFVQFDTVKRATNEPLNIDVNDREYFQIAKQQVQGNITDVLISKVTNQPILAFASPITDDSGNFNGVVFGTVNLQKIDELMQESRVSYDGNSYIINQNGILLSEFLSNSTSQGLNVANMFLTKYTVDEHIFDIATNSEKKPLSLYKDSKGKWVLGASQVINRNNWILISEIPVNNVLLPLLHTFFISIICILLSGFITVRLMLMYARKIEEPIQHMIDGVRIIEQGNYDYQITEEKINPFTKEFRELTDAFNHMTSQVKGNIELLEDLSVTCQLTKLYNRRYLMINGEQIFQECQESGSSFSCIAIDIDYFKKINDTYGHLVGDEVLKHLASLLMISVRERDIVTRYGGEEFIILCPNSRLSETEQLADRLLLTIHQNRYEKNDIVIPFTISLGVAEYKGNKDTPTLSQVIDQADKALYIAKENGRNQVYIEGKTLLR, from the coding sequence TTGAAAGTAATTAAATCTCTTTTTCAAACAGGAACTATTAGGCAACAATTACATACCGGGGTCATTCTTGTTACCATTGTTCTTAGCGCTATGATTTTATTACCTACCATCCTAATAGAATATTATCAGTCGATGAAAAAACAAGCAGAGGATACTGCCTTTTTCTTAAATGGGCAGCATTACTTTTTTGAAAGTTGGTTAAATGAACGGTCATCTGATATTCATTTACTCGCAAATATGGACTTTGTAAAAGCTTATAACTATGATAAAGCACAATCCTTCTTTATAGAATTCCGGGATCGCTCGGATTTTGCTGATATTATTTTTGTTAATAAGGAAGGCTTTGTCCAATTCGATACGGTAAAGCGCGCAACAAATGAACCGTTAAATATCGATGTAAATGACAGGGAATATTTTCAAATTGCGAAGCAGCAAGTGCAAGGAAATATTACAGACGTGCTCATTAGCAAAGTAACAAATCAACCAATCCTTGCATTCGCGTCTCCAATTACTGATGATTCCGGTAACTTTAATGGTGTCGTTTTTGGAACTGTGAATTTGCAAAAAATCGATGAATTAATGCAAGAATCTAGGGTTAGCTATGATGGAAATTCATATATCATCAATCAAAACGGCATCTTACTGTCAGAGTTTTTATCTAATTCAACTTCTCAAGGCTTAAATGTTGCCAATATGTTCCTTACAAAATATACGGTTGATGAACATATTTTTGACATTGCAACGAATTCAGAAAAAAAACCACTTTCATTATATAAAGATAGTAAAGGCAAATGGGTGCTAGGAGCTAGTCAGGTCATCAATCGCAATAACTGGATACTTATTTCCGAAATACCTGTAAACAATGTCTTATTACCTCTACTTCATACTTTTTTTATTAGCATCATTTGTATTTTACTAAGCGGTTTTATTACAGTAAGGCTTATGCTCATGTATGCACGAAAAATCGAAGAGCCGATTCAGCATATGATCGACGGAGTGCGGATTATAGAACAAGGAAACTATGATTATCAAATTACTGAGGAAAAAATTAATCCGTTTACAAAGGAGTTTCGTGAATTAACTGATGCGTTCAATCATATGACGAGTCAAGTAAAGGGCAATATTGAGTTGCTTGAGGATTTATCGGTGACTTGCCAGCTCACAAAGCTATATAATCGCCGCTATTTAATGATCAACGGAGAGCAGATTTTCCAGGAATGCCAGGAGTCCGGAAGCTCGTTTAGCTGTATTGCCATTGATATTGATTATTTCAAAAAAATAAATGATACTTACGGACACTTAGTTGGCGATGAGGTGTTGAAACATTTAGCATCATTATTAATGATTAGTGTAAGAGAGCGTGATATTGTAACGCGTTACGGGGGCGAGGAGTTTATTATTTTATGTCCAAATTCTAGGTTATCTGAAACGGAACAGCTCGCAGATAGATTACTCTTGACCATTCACCAAAATCGTTACGAAAAAAATGATATTGTGATTCCTTTTACAATCAGT